Within the Cupriavidus malaysiensis genome, the region AGGGGAGAACCTGAGTTTTGCAAATGAAGTCAGCATGCTATGCTGATCTCATCATGAAACCGCGCGACCCTGTCCTCGACCAATGCTCCATCGCGGCCACGCTCGCGCTGATCGGCGAGAAGTGGACGATGCTGATCCTGCGCGATGTCTTCCACGGCATCCGGCGTTTCGACGACTTCCTCGAACGCCTGCAATGCTCGCCGGCAGTGCTGTCAGCACGCCTGAAGACCCTGACGGACGCCGGCATCCTGCGCCGCGTCGGCTACCGCGAGCCCGGCGCGCGCGAGCGCTTCGAATATCGCCCGACACGCGCCGCCGTCGAGTTGCTGCCGGTGCTGGTCGGCCTGATGCAATGGGGGGATGCCCACCTCAGTCCGGATGGCCAGGGACCGGTGGTGCTGCGCGCACGCACGAGCGGCCGGCCCGTCCATGCCGCCCTGGTGGACGATACGGGCGAGCCGGTCTCGCCGTCGGACATCGCGGTCCAGCGCATTCCGCGCACCGCCACCCGCACTACCACCTCCGGCGCCGCCGACGTCGCCGACATGCCGCCGGCCGCCTGAGCCGGCGCCGGCACGGCACCCGCTTGATGCATTGCGCCGCACCATTCGCGTGCGGCCCCTCCCGCCCCCTCCCGCCAATTCCCCGGCATGGCGCATGATGCGCCGCGGCAAGCGGATGGCGGCGCCAGTGGCGCGCACCTCCTTCGGTGGAAAACAACCGATAAGGCACTTGCAGTCCCTGGCACAGCGCTTGCGTAATGGAACGCAGGCGGACCAACGGCGGTTCGCCTGACAAACAGCGCGCCGGCCATCCCATGTGGCCGGCGTCAGGACAACGGCGTCCCCTGGACCGGTCTGCGACCGGTTCGCGGGACGCCTTTTGTTTTCCGGAGCCCGCCCATGAACGGCAAAGCCACCCGCATCGAACTGCTGAGCCTGCGCACCCCGCAGATGCGCGCCTTCCATCTGTCCTGGATGGCCTTCTTCGTCTGCTTCTTCGCCTGGTTCGCCTGCGCGCCGCTGATGCCGGTGCTCAAGGGTGAGTTCCACCTGACCCCGGCGCAGATCGCCAATATCAATATCGCCGCGGTGGCCGTCACCATCCTCGTGCGGCTGGTGATCGGCCCGATGTGCGACCGCTTCGGCCCGCGCAAGACCTATACCGCGCTGCTGGCACTCGGCGCCATCCCGGTGCTGGGCGTGGCGCTGGCCCGCAACTACGAGACCTTCCTGGTGTTCCGCCTGCTGATCGGCGCGGTCGGGGCCAGCTTCGTCATCACGCAGTACCACACCTCGGTGATGTTCGCGCCCAACGTGGTCGGCACCGCCAACGCCGCCAGCGCCGGCTGGGGCAATGCCGGCGGCGGCGTGGCGCAGGGCGCGATGCCGCTGCTGCTGGCCGCCGTGCTGATGCTGGGCGTGGACCATGCGCTCGGCTGGCGCCTCGCGCTGCTGGTGCCGGGCGTGCTGATGCTGGCCATGGCCGCGCTTTACTGGCGCTACGCCCAGGATTGCCCGCAAGGCAACTACGCCGAACTGCGCGCCCGCGGCATCGCCATCGACGGCGGCAAGAAGGGCGGCTGGGACAGCTTCCGCGCCGCCAGCGCCAACTACCGCGTGTGGCTGCTGTTCATCACCTATGGCGCCTGCTTCGGCGTGGAGCTGTTCATCCACAACGTGGCCGCGAGCTACTACGTCGACCGCTTCGGCCTGTCGCTCGGCAGCGCCGGCATGGCCGCCGCCAGCTTCGGCCTGCTTGCCCTGTTCGCCCGTGCCCTGGGCGGGTGGCTGTCGGACAAGGTGGCGCGGCGCCGCGGCCTGGACGCACGCACCACGCTGCTGTTCGTGCTGATCCTCGGCGAGGGCCTGGGGCTGCTGTGGTTCGCCCACGCCGACCACTTCGCGCTGGCACTGGCCGCCATGCTCGCCTTCGGCCTGTTCACCCACATGGCCTGCGGTGCCACCTATGCGCTGGTGCCCTTCATCGACCGCAAGGCGCTCGGCGGCGTGGCCGGCATCATCGGCGCGGGCGGCAACGTCGGCGCGGTCGCGGCCGGCTTCCTGCTCAAGGGCCTGGGCAACCTGCAGCTGACGCTGTCGGTGCTCGGCCTGGTCGCGGTCGGCGCCGCCCTGTGCGCCATCGCTATCCGCTTCAGCGCCGACCACAAGGCCAGCGAACAAGCCCTCTATGACAACGCCCTGGCCAACTGAGCCAGCCGATCCCCAGTCCCAGGCCCAATCCCGCCACCGGATCGCCCCAGCAAGGAAAGCATCATGAATATCATCGTCATCGGACACGGCATGGTCGGCCACAAGTTCCTGGAATGCCTGGCCGAGTCCGGCGCCCAGGACCTCACGGTGACGGTACTGTGCGAGGAAGCGCGCCCCGCCTACGACCGCGTGCACCTGTCCGAGTTCTTCTCGGGCAAGTCCGCCGACGACCTCTCGCTGGTGGCGCCCGGCTTCTTCGCCGAGCACGGCAATATGCTGCTGCGCCTGAATGACCGTGCCGCCGCCATCGATACCGCCGCGCGCACGGTCACCACGGCCGGCGGCGAGACGCTGCACTATGACAAGCTGGTGCTGGCCACCGGCTCCTACCCCTTCGTGCCGCCGGTGCCCGGCAAGGACCGCCGCGACTGCTTCGTCTACCGCACCATCGAAGACCTGGAAGCGATGCAGGCCCGCGGCGCCCACGCCCGCTCCGGCGTGGTGATCGGCGGCGGCCTGCTCGGCCTCGAATGCGCCAAGGCGCTGCGCGACATGGGCCTGCAGACCCATGTGGTGGAGTTCGCCCCGCGCCTGATGGCGGTGCAGGTCGACGACGGCGGCGGCCGCATGCTGCGCCAGAAGATCGAGGCGCTCGGCGTGACGGTCCACACCGGCAAGAACACGCTGGAGATCGTCGACGGCGAGCACGGCACCCATCGCATGCGCTTCGCCGACGGCAGCCACCTCGACACCGACATGATCGTGTTCTCGGCCGGCATCCGCCCGCGCGACGAACTGGCGCGCGCCGCCGGGCTGCGTGTCGGCGAGCGTGGCGGCATCGCCATCGACGACCAGTGCCTGACCTCGGACCCGCATATCTACGCCATCGGCGAATGCGCACTGTGGCAGGGCAAGGTATTCGGCCTGGTCGCGCCCGGCTACGACATGGCGCGCGTGGTGGCGCGCCAGCTGCGCGGCGAGGCGGCGTCGTTCGCCGGGGCGGACCTGAGCACCAAGCTCAAGCTGATGGGCGTGGACGTGGCCAGCATCGGCGACCCGCACGGCCAGGTGCCGGGCAGCCGCGCCTACCACTTCGCCGACGAGCGCAAGCAGGTCTACAAGAAGCTGGTCGTGTCCGAGTGCGGCAAGCACCTGCTGGGCGGCGTGCTGGTCGGCGACGCGGCCGAGTACGGCACCCTGCTGCAGATGATGCTCAACCGCATCGAGCTGCCGGAATCGCCTGAATTCCTCATCCTGCCCGCCGCCGACGGCAAGGCGCGCCCCGCGCTCGGCGCCGACGCGCTGCCCGACGGCGCCCAGATCTGCTCCTGCAACAACGTCAGCAAGGGCGAGATCTGCGCCGCCGTCAGCGACGGCGCCACCAGCATCGGCGCGCTCAAGTCATGCACCAAGGCCGGCACCGCCTGCGGTGGCTGCGTGCCGCTGGTCACGCAGATCATGAAGGCGCAGATGCAGAAGCAGGGCCTGGCGGTCAGCAACCACCTGTGCGAGCACTTCCCCTACTCGCGCCAGGAGCTCTACCACCTGGTGCGGGTCGGCAAGTTCAAGTCCTTCGACGACCTGCTGGCTGCCCACGGCAAGGGCCTGGGCTGCGACATCTGCAAGCCGGCGGTGGGCAGCATCCTGGCCTCGTGCTGGAACGACTTCGTGCTGAAGGAAGAGCACGCCGGCCTGCAGGATTCGAACGACTATTTCCTCGCCAACATCCAGAAGGACGGCACCTATTCCGTGGTGCCGCGCATGCCCGGCGGCGAGGTCACGCCGGACGGCCTGATCGCGGTCGGCCGCATCGCCAAGAAGTATGGCCTGTACACCAAGATCACCGGCGGCGCGCGTGTCGACATGTTCGGCGCGCGCCTGGAAGAACTGCCGCGGATCTGGGAAGAACTGATCGCCGCGGGCTTCGAGTCGGGCCACGCCTACGGCAAGTCGCTGCGCACGGTGAAGTCTTGCGTGGGCTCGACCTGGTGCCGCTATGGCGTCGACGACTCGGTCGGCCTGGCGGTCGCGCTGGAGAACCGCTACAAGGGCCTGCGCGCCCCGCACAAGATCAAGTTCGGCGTGTCCGGCTGCACGCGCGAGTGCGCCGAGGCGCAAGGCAAGGACGTCGGCGTGATCGCCACCGAGCGCGGCTGGAACCTGTACGTATGCGGCAACGGCGGCATGAAGCCGCGCCATGCCGAACTGCTGGCGGGCGACCTCGACCGCGACACCCTGATGCGCTACATCGACCGCTTCCTGATGTTCTACATCCGCACCGCCGACCGCCTCCAGCGCACCAGCGTCTGGCGCGACAACCTGGAAGGCGGGCTCGACTACCTGAAGGCCGTGGTGGTCGACGACAAGCTCGGCCTCGGCGCCGAACTGGAAGCCGAGATGCAGCACGTGGTCGATACCTACGAGGATGAATGGAAGCGCGCCGTGACCGATCCGGAAACGCGCCGCCGCTTCCGCCACTTCGTCAACAGCGATCACCGCGACGACAACCTGGTCTTCATGGAAGAGCGCGGCCAGATCCGCCCCGCCACGCCGGAGGAACGGAAATTGCAGCGTTCCCGCGTGAGCCACATTCCCGTGGTCGCCGTGCCCGCCAATGCAGCATGAAATCAAGGAGAACGTGATGAGCCATACCCATCAAGCGGAAACCTGGACCGCCGTCTGCACCCTGCGCGAGATCGTGCCCAATACTGGTGTCTGCGCCCTGGTCGATGGCCAGCAGATCGCCGTGTTCCGCATCGGGCGCGGCGAGGAAGTCTACGCCCTCGACAACTACGACCCCAACGCCCAGGCCGCGGTGCTGTCGCGCGGACTGGTGGGCAATCTCGGCGAGCACCTGGTGGTGGCGTCGCCGATCTACAAGCACCATTTCGACCTGCGCACCGGGGAATGCCTGGAGGCGCCGCAGCACTCGGTCGATGCCTACCCGGCGCGTGTCTACGGCGGCAAGGTCTGGGTCGCCGCCGCGGCGGTGGCGCGCGAAGCCGAAGCCGAAGAGCTGGCGGCATGACTTCCCCCGCCAAACCCCGGCTGGTGGTGGTCGGCAACGGCATGGCCGGCATGCGCACGGTCGAGGAACTGCTGCGGCTGGCGCCGGACCTGTACGACATCACGGTGTTCGGCGCCGAGCCGCACGGCAACTACAACCGCATCCTGCTGTCGCCGCTGCTCGCGGGCGAGAAGACGGTCGACGACATCATGCTCAACACGCCCGAGTGGTACGCGCAGCATGGCATCGAGCTGCTGGCGGGCGACCCGGTGGTGGCCATCGACCGCCCGCGCCGCCTGGTGCGCGCCGAGTCCGGCCGCGCAGTGCGCTATGACAGGCTCTTGCTGGCCACCGGCTCCAAGCCGTTCATCCTGCCGGTGCCCGGACACCAGCTGGAGGGCGTGATCGCCTTCCGCGACATCCATGACGTCGAGCAGATGCTGGCGGCGGCGCGCCGCCACCGGCACGCGGTGGTGATCGGCGGCGGCCTGCTCGGCCTGGAGGCGGCCAACGGCCTACTGCGCCAGGGCATGGAGGTGACCGTGGTGCACGCCACCGACAGCCTGATGGAGCGCCAGCTCGACAAACCCGCCTCGGCCCTGCTCAAGCAGGCGCTGGAGCGGCGCGGCCTGCGCTTCCTGCTCGATGCCCGCACCAGCGGCATCCTGGGTGAGGAGCGCGTGACCGGCGTGTGCTTCCAGGACGGCAGCCAGATCCCGGCCGACCTGGTGGTGATGACCGCCGGCGTCCGCCCCAACACCGCCCTGGCGCAGTCCGCCGGACTGCGCTGCGAGCGCGCCATCCTGGTCGACGACACGCTGCAGACCTATGACCCGCGCATTTATGCCGTCGGCGAATGCGTGCAGCACCGCAACGCCACCTTCGGCCTGGTCGCGCCGATCTGGGACCAGGCGCGCGTGTGCGCCGCCCACCTGGCCGGCGCCGGGCACCGCCGCTACATCCAGCAGGCCACCGCCACCAAGCTCAAGGTGACCGGGGTCGACCTGTACTCGGCCGGCGATTTCCTCGGCGGCGAAGCCAGCGAGGACCTGGTGCTGCGCGACCCCCGGCGCGGCGTGTACAAGCGGCTGGTACTGGAGGACGGCTGCCTGGTGGGTGCCGTGCTGTACGGCGACGTGCAGGACGGCCCCTGGTATTTCGACCTGATCCAGCGCCGCGCCAGCGTCGGCGCGATGCGACAGCGGCTGCTGTTCGGCCGCGCCCAGTGCGAGGCACTGGCCGCGTAGCCGTGCGGCAGTCGCCGGCACGCCCCCATCAGGTAGACAGACAGGTAGACAGGTAGACAGGTAGACAGACAGCGTGAATCTCTCCGACATCCCCGTCGTGGCCACCGCCACCGGCCCGGCTGCCTCCGCCAGTGCCTCCGCCGACGCCGGCGCGGCGGTCGCCACCACCTGCCCCTATTGCGGCGTCGGCTGCGGCGTGCGTGCCACCCTGCAGGCCGACGGACGCATCGAGGTCGGCGGCGATCCGTCCCACCCCGCCAACCAGGGCCGGCTGTGCGTCAAGGGCTCGGCGCTTGGCGAAACGCTCGGCCTGGAGGGGCGCCTGCTGGCGCCGCAGCTGCGCACGCCCGACGGCGGCCTGCGCCGGGCCGGCTGGGACGAAGCGCTCGACGCGGTGGCGCGCGGCTTCGCCGACGTGATCGCGCGCCACGGCCCGGACGCGGTCGCCCTCTACGTCTCCGGACAGTTGCTGACCGAGGACTACTACGTCGCCAACAAGCTGATGAAGGGCTGCATCGGCAGCGCCAACATCGACACCAATTCCCGTCTGTGCATGTCCTCGGCGGTGGCCGGCCACAAGCGCGCCTTCGGCGAAGACCTGGTGCCGGGCAGCTATGAAGACCTGGAACTGGCCGACCTGGTGGTGCTGGTCGGCTCCAACGCCGCCTGGTGCCATCCCATCCTCTACCAGCGCCTGGCACGCGCCAAGGAGGCCCGTCCGGATCTGCGCATCGTGGCGATCGATCCGCGCCGCACCGCCACCTGCGAGCTGGCCGACCTGCACCTGGCGCTGAAGCCCGGCACCGACGTGCGCCTGTTCAACGGCCTGCTGGCCTGGCTGGTCGACCACGGCGCCGCCGATGCCGCCTTCGTCGAAGCCCATACCGCGGGGCTGGAGACGGCGCTCGCCGCCGCGCGCGCGGGCGGCGCCGATCCCGCCGAGGTGGCACGCGCCTGCCGCCTCGACGAACAGGACCTGCTGACCTTCTACCGCTGGTTCGCCGAGACGCCCAAGGTGGTCACAGCCTTCTCGCAGGGCGTGAACCAGTCCTCGTCCGGCACCGACAAGGTCAACAGCCTGATCAACTGCCACCTGCTGACCGGGCGCGTCGGCAAACCGGGCGCCGGGCCGTTCTCGCTGACCGGCCAGCCCAACGCCATGGGCGGGCGCGAGGTAGGCGGCCTGGCCAATATGCTGGCCGCCCACCTGGAACTCGGCGATGCCGGCCACCGCGAGCTGGTCCGCGCCTTCTGGCAGGCACCGGCCCTGGCCGAGCGTCCGGGGCTGAAGGCGGTGGAGCTGTTCGATGCCATCGAGACCGGCCGCGTCAAGGCGGTGTGGGTGATGGCCACCAATCCGCTGGTCAGCCTGCCCGACGCCGACCGGGCGCGGCGCGCGCTGCAGCGCTGCGAACTGGTGGTGGCCTCCGACATCATCGAGCGCACCGACACCAATGCCTGCGCGCACGTGCTGCTGCCCGCGCTCGGCTGGGGCGAGAAAGACGGCACGGTGACCAACTCCGAACGCCGCATCTCGCGCCAGCGCGCCTTCCTGGCCGCGCCCGGCGAAGCGCGCGCCGACTGGCAGGTGATCTGCGAAGTGGCGCGCCGCATGGGGTTCGCCGGCTTCGACTACAGCGGCCCGCACGAGATCTTCGACGAGCATGCGCGCCTGAGCGCCTGGCGCAACCACGACGGCCCCGACGGGGTGCCGCGCGTGTTCGACATCGGCGGCCTGGCCGGCCTCTCGCGCCAGGCCTATGACGCCCTCGCGCCGGTGCAGTGGCCGCTGCCGGCGGCAACCGACGGGGCAGTTCCGCCGGCCGGCATGGCGCGCCTGTTCGCCGGCGGCCGCTTCGCCCACGCCGACGGCCGCGCCCGCTTCGTGGCCACCGCGCCGCGCGCGCCGGCCAACGCGCCGGACCAGGCGTTTCCGCTGATCCTCAACACCGGCCGGGTCCGCGACCAGTGGCACACCATGACGCGTACCGGCCGCGCGGCCCGGCTGGGCGAGCACCTGCCTGAGCCCTTCGTCGACATGCACCCGCAGGATGCCCTGCTGGCCGGCGTCGGCGAAGGCCGCCTGGCACGCATCCAGAGCCGCTGGGGCGCCATGGTTGCGCGCGTGCGCCACGGCGGCGGCATCCCGCGCGGCAGCATCTTCATCCCCATCCACTGGAACGACCAGTTCAGCTCCGACGCCCGTGTCGGCGCCCTGGTCAATCCCGTGGTGGACCCCGTCTCCGGCGAACCCGAGTTCAAGCACACCCCGGTGCGGGTGGAGGAATTCCGCGTCAACTGGCATGGCTTCGTGCTCAGCCGGCGGCCCCTGCCGCTCGATCCGCTCACCTACTGGACGCGGGTGCAGGGCAAGGCCTTCCAGCGCTACGAGTTCGCCGGGCGCGACAACGTGGCCGAGCGCGGCGCCTGGGCGCGCGCGTTGCTGGGTGTCGTGGATGACGAGGCCGACTGGATCGAGTACGAAGACCGCAGTGCCGGCATCTACCACGCCGCCCATGTGGTCGGCGAGCGCCTGGAAAGCTGCCTCTATGTCAGCACCCGTCCCGACCTGCCCTCGCGCGCCTGGATGGCCACGCTGTTCGGCCAGGACGCCCTTGAAGATGCCGACCGCATCGCGCTGCTGCTGGGCCAACCACTGGAAAAGGGCGCCGATGCCGGACCGACCGTCTGCTCCTGCTTCGGCGTCGGGCGCAACACCATCTGCGACGCGGTGCGCCGGCACGGGCTGAAGACACCGGCGGAGGTCACCGCCTGCGTCAAGGCCGGCGGCAACTGCGGGTCCTGCGTGCCCGAGTTGAAGAAGCTGCTGGCGGAACTGCAGATGGACGAAGCGGCCTGACTTTCTGCCTTTCCGCGGGCTCTCGCCCGCCCCTTCCCCCCTTCCCCCCCTTCCCACCCGCCCTCCACGCGCACCGGCCCGGCCAGCCGCTGCGCATGCAGGCGCTCAACAGTGTGCTGCCCGGCACGCTGGTCCACCGCCGCGGCGGGTCGTTTTTCCGCCCCGCACGCCGGTGAGGCGGGGCCGTGCAGGCAACGCCCCCCATCCTCTACACCGTTGCCGGGCTTAAGGCTGGCTTAAGACTTGCCGATTAGGCTAGCCATGCGGCGCCAGCCTATGCCCGATGCGCCACCTGCTCCTTTCGTCACATACGACCCGCCATGATCCGCCCCGCCTTCGTGCGCTACGCTTCCGCCGCCGCCGCGCTCTCCGTCGCCGTCGGCGGCGTGGCCTACCTGCGCCACGAGCCCGCCCTGCCTGCCGCGGCATCGGCCCAGTCCGGCTCCCCGGCGCGCGGCCCCGGCGCGCCGCTGGATTTCTCCGCCATCGTCGAGCAGTACGGGCCGGCCGTGGTCAATATCAGTGTCACCAGCCAGGGCAAGGCGGACGATGACGATGCGCAGGACACCCAGGACGGGCCGGCCAGCGGCAATTCCAACGACCCCTTCAACCAGTTCTTCCGCCGCTTCGGCCCGCCGCAGCGGCCGCCTGGCCAGGACCAGCCGTCCTTCGTGCAGGGCCAGGGTTCCGGCTTCATCGTCAGCGCCGACGGCCTGGTGCTGACCAACGCCCACCTGGTCGCCAATGCGCAGGACGTCACCGTCAAGCTGATCGACCGGCGCGAGTTCAAGGCCAAGGTGGTCGGCGTGGACAGCCCCAGCGACGTCGCCGTGCTGCGCATCGACGCCACCGGCCTGCCCACCGTCAAGCTCGGCGATGCCTCGCGCGTGCGCGTGGGCGAGCCGGTGCTGGCGATCGGTTCGCCCTACGGTTTCGAGAACACCGTCACCGCCGGCATCGTCAGCGCCAAGTCGCGCTCGCTGCCGGAAGAGAACTACGTGCCCTTCATCCAGACCGACGCCGCGGTCAACCCGGGCAGCTCCGGTGGTCCGCTGTTCAACCAGTACGGCGAGGTGATCGGCATCAACTCGCAGATCTACAGCGAGACCGGCGGCTACCAGGGCCTCTCCTTCGCCATCCCGATCGACATCGCCACCCGCGTCGAGAACGAGCTGATCGCCCATGGCAGCGTCACGCGCGGGCATATCGGCCTGGCGGTGCAGGAGGTCAGCCAGGCGCTGGCGCAGTCCTTCGGACTGCCGCGCCCGGCCGGTGCCCTGGTCAATATGGTCGACGCCGACAGCCCCGCGGCCAAGGCCGGCGTGCAGGCGGGCGACGTGATCGTGCAACTGGGCGAGCGCACCATCGAGCATTCGGCCGACCTGCCCGAGCAGGTGGCCGACATCGCCCCCGGCACGCGCACCACGCTGAAGCTCTACCGCAAGGGCAAGGCGCTGAACCTGCCGATCGAGATCGGCAAGCTGACCGAGGTGGCGGCGCCGGCCATGCCGGGCTCCGGCTCCAGCCTGGGCATCACGGTGCGGCCCCTGACCCCGGGCGAACGGCGCCAGGGCGGCCTCGACAGCGGGCTGGTGGTGGAACAGGCGGCGGGCGCGGCGGCGCAGGCCGGCATCGAGGCCGGCGACGTGATCCTCGCCTTGAACGGCACGCCGGTGGCCAGCGGCGCACAGCTGCGCGAACTGGCCGCGCAGGCCGGCAAGCGGGTGGCGCTGCTGATCCAGCGCGGCGGCACGCGCATCTTCGTGCCGCTTGAGCCGGACTGAGCGCGGTGGGTACGGGCAGCGCCGGCGCGCCGCCCTCGCCCGCGCCTCAGCGTGTCCCCTTCAGCCTGCGCCTTCGGCTGGCTCCCTCAGCCTGCATCGTCGCCGAGAATCTCACCCGCCATGTGAAAGGCGGAATTGGCCGCCGGCACGCCGCAATAGATGGCGGTCTGCAGCAGCACTTCCTTGATCTCGTCCGGCGTCACGCCGTTGTTGGCCGCGGCGCGCAGGTGCAGCCGCAGTTCTTCGTTGCGGTTGAGCGCCACCATCATGGCGATGGTCAGCAGGCTGCGGGTATGGCGCGGCAGGCCTTCGCGCGTCCAGATCTCGCCCCAGGCGTAGCGCGTGATCAGGTCCTGGAACTCCTCGTTGAGCGGCGTCAGCCGCGCCAGCGAGCGGTCGACGTGCTCGCTGCCCAGCACCGCGCGGCGCACGCCCAGGCCGGCCGCATAGCGCGCGCCGTCGTCCAGGCGGGCGGCGCGCCCGCTGCCAAGGAATTCCACCAGGGCTTCGGTAAAACGCTCCGGCTGCTCGCGGTTCGACAAGTGGGCGGCGGCCAGCTCCCGGTAGCGCGCGCCGGGAATCGCCTCGGCCAGCTCCCGCCCCTGCGCGGCGGTGGTGGATGGATCCGCGCTGCCAGCGATCACCAGCACCGGCACCGGGATGGTCTTGACCGCTTCGCGCAGGTCGGCGTCGCGCACGGCGGCACAGTTGGCGGCGTAGCCGCGCGGGTCGAGCCCGGCCAGCACCGCGCGCAGGTCATCGAGGCTGTCGCCGGCGCCGGCCACGAAGTCCGGCGTGAACCAGCGCTGCAGCGAACCGTCGACCAGCGCTGCCATGCCATCGCGCATGACGCCGTCGATGCGCGCGTTCCACATGTCGGCGCTGCCGATCTTGGGGGCGGTGTTGGCCAGCACGATCTGCGTGAAGCGCTGCGGCGCGTTGACGCCCAGCCACATGCCGGTCAGGCCGCCCATCGACAGGCCGCAGAACGCCGCGCGGCGGATATGGAGCGCATCCATCAGGGCCAGCACATCCGCCCCCAGCTCGGCCACCGTGAACGGCGCCGCCGGCATGCCCGATTGGCCGTGGCCACGCGTGTCGTAGCGCAGCACGCGGAAGCGGCCGGCCAGTGCGCTGGCCTGCGGCTCCCACATGCCGTGGTCGGTGCCGAGCGAATTCGAGAAGATCAGCACCGGCGCGGCGGCCGGGCCTTCGAGGGTGTAGTAGAGCCGGACGCCGGCGTGGTCGAGATAGGGCAAGACGGTCTCCTGAGAACAGCATGCCGCCGGCGCGTGAGGCCGGCGGTTCGATAAAGCATATAAGGTGGACGGCGGCGCGGCCGCCGCCGCGTCGGCATCAGCGTCCGCGTGCCGCCACGGCCTCGCGCCAGCCCTGCACCGCCGCATCGGCGAAGGCGGCCGACTGGCCGGCGTAGTTGGCCGGGTCGCTGAGGCGATCCAGGGCCTCGGCATCCAGCAGTGGCGCGGTGTCCGGCGCGTCCGGCGTGTCCGCCCTGTCGGCCAGGGTCCGCGCCAGCGCCTCGCGCAGCGTCAGGCCCTCGGCCACGGCGCGGCGCGAGGCCGCCTCGACCAGGTGGTGGGCGGGCAGGCGGCCGATGCGTCCGCCCAGCTCCAGCATGGCCGCCTCGCCCAGGATCAGGCCGTGGGTCAGGTCGAGGTTGGCGCGCATGCGCGCCGCATCCACCTGCAGGCCGGCCACCACTTCGCGCATCTGGCGCAGGGCCCCGGCGGCCAGCGCAGCGATCTGCGGCAGGGTGTCCCACTCGGCCTGCCAGCCGCCCAGCGCGCGTTCGTGCTCCTGCACCATGCCGGCCAGCAGCGTCGCCACCAGCGGCGGCACGCGCACGGCGGCGGTCAGCACGGCGGCGCAGCCGACCGGATTGCGCTTGTGCGGCATGGTGCTGGAACCGCCGCGCCCGGGCCCGGCGGGCTCCGCCACCTCGCCCACCTCGGTCTGCATCAGCAGCGAGATATCGCGCGCCATCTTGCCCAGCGTGCCGGTCAGCATGCCGAGCGCGGCGGCGGCCTCGACGAAACGG harbors:
- a CDS encoding winged helix-turn-helix transcriptional regulator; translation: MKPRDPVLDQCSIAATLALIGEKWTMLILRDVFHGIRRFDDFLERLQCSPAVLSARLKTLTDAGILRRVGYREPGARERFEYRPTRAAVELLPVLVGLMQWGDAHLSPDGQGPVVLRARTSGRPVHAALVDDTGEPVSPSDIAVQRIPRTATRTTTSGAADVADMPPAA
- a CDS encoding MFS transporter, with the protein product MNGKATRIELLSLRTPQMRAFHLSWMAFFVCFFAWFACAPLMPVLKGEFHLTPAQIANINIAAVAVTILVRLVIGPMCDRFGPRKTYTALLALGAIPVLGVALARNYETFLVFRLLIGAVGASFVITQYHTSVMFAPNVVGTANAASAGWGNAGGGVAQGAMPLLLAAVLMLGVDHALGWRLALLVPGVLMLAMAALYWRYAQDCPQGNYAELRARGIAIDGGKKGGWDSFRAASANYRVWLLFITYGACFGVELFIHNVAASYYVDRFGLSLGSAGMAAASFGLLALFARALGGWLSDKVARRRGLDARTTLLFVLILGEGLGLLWFAHADHFALALAAMLAFGLFTHMACGATYALVPFIDRKALGGVAGIIGAGGNVGAVAAGFLLKGLGNLQLTLSVLGLVAVGAALCAIAIRFSADHKASEQALYDNALAN
- the nirB gene encoding nitrite reductase large subunit NirB, which gives rise to MNIIVIGHGMVGHKFLECLAESGAQDLTVTVLCEEARPAYDRVHLSEFFSGKSADDLSLVAPGFFAEHGNMLLRLNDRAAAIDTAARTVTTAGGETLHYDKLVLATGSYPFVPPVPGKDRRDCFVYRTIEDLEAMQARGAHARSGVVIGGGLLGLECAKALRDMGLQTHVVEFAPRLMAVQVDDGGGRMLRQKIEALGVTVHTGKNTLEIVDGEHGTHRMRFADGSHLDTDMIVFSAGIRPRDELARAAGLRVGERGGIAIDDQCLTSDPHIYAIGECALWQGKVFGLVAPGYDMARVVARQLRGEAASFAGADLSTKLKLMGVDVASIGDPHGQVPGSRAYHFADERKQVYKKLVVSECGKHLLGGVLVGDAAEYGTLLQMMLNRIELPESPEFLILPAADGKARPALGADALPDGAQICSCNNVSKGEICAAVSDGATSIGALKSCTKAGTACGGCVPLVTQIMKAQMQKQGLAVSNHLCEHFPYSRQELYHLVRVGKFKSFDDLLAAHGKGLGCDICKPAVGSILASCWNDFVLKEEHAGLQDSNDYFLANIQKDGTYSVVPRMPGGEVTPDGLIAVGRIAKKYGLYTKITGGARVDMFGARLEELPRIWEELIAAGFESGHAYGKSLRTVKSCVGSTWCRYGVDDSVGLAVALENRYKGLRAPHKIKFGVSGCTRECAEAQGKDVGVIATERGWNLYVCGNGGMKPRHAELLAGDLDRDTLMRYIDRFLMFYIRTADRLQRTSVWRDNLEGGLDYLKAVVVDDKLGLGAELEAEMQHVVDTYEDEWKRAVTDPETRRRFRHFVNSDHRDDNLVFMEERGQIRPATPEERKLQRSRVSHIPVVAVPANAA
- the nirD gene encoding nitrite reductase small subunit NirD is translated as MSHTHQAETWTAVCTLREIVPNTGVCALVDGQQIAVFRIGRGEEVYALDNYDPNAQAAVLSRGLVGNLGEHLVVASPIYKHHFDLRTGECLEAPQHSVDAYPARVYGGKVWVAAAAVAREAEAEELAA
- a CDS encoding NAD(P)/FAD-dependent oxidoreductase; this encodes MTSPAKPRLVVVGNGMAGMRTVEELLRLAPDLYDITVFGAEPHGNYNRILLSPLLAGEKTVDDIMLNTPEWYAQHGIELLAGDPVVAIDRPRRLVRAESGRAVRYDRLLLATGSKPFILPVPGHQLEGVIAFRDIHDVEQMLAAARRHRHAVVIGGGLLGLEAANGLLRQGMEVTVVHATDSLMERQLDKPASALLKQALERRGLRFLLDARTSGILGEERVTGVCFQDGSQIPADLVVMTAGVRPNTALAQSAGLRCERAILVDDTLQTYDPRIYAVGECVQHRNATFGLVAPIWDQARVCAAHLAGAGHRRYIQQATATKLKVTGVDLYSAGDFLGGEASEDLVLRDPRRGVYKRLVLEDGCLVGAVLYGDVQDGPWYFDLIQRRASVGAMRQRLLFGRAQCEALAA